In Archangium violaceum, the following are encoded in one genomic region:
- a CDS encoding inositol monophosphatase family protein: protein MQRYLIEMAAYVREAVLNTKGTLKNRQVNGYSPGGDAQFDIDEVAESAVWRFAQERGEPIALYSEDEGLRRIGDPKYVLIVDPIDGTRPAAAGLEMANISIAAARFKENARIDDVEFALLQEIKSGAFIFADRAKDGLLSEGYRTPVPRLSSTTSLERMFWSMEFNGHPAQMMTKAYGHIIDRSANTGGVFVFNSASYSISRVVTGQLDAYVDIGNRILKDHPATKADFERVGNGKVLHLFPYDIAASVLIAEKAGIIITDAYGKSLGSTLLMDLSPENQRSCIAASTRELHGRLLDSIHWK from the coding sequence ATGCAGCGCTACCTCATCGAGATGGCCGCGTACGTGCGCGAGGCCGTCCTCAACACCAAGGGCACGCTGAAGAACCGGCAGGTCAACGGCTACTCGCCGGGCGGCGATGCGCAGTTCGACATCGACGAGGTGGCGGAGTCGGCCGTCTGGCGCTTCGCCCAGGAGCGAGGCGAGCCCATCGCCCTGTACTCCGAGGACGAGGGCCTGCGGCGCATCGGGGATCCGAAGTACGTGCTCATCGTGGACCCCATCGACGGCACCCGGCCGGCCGCGGCCGGACTGGAGATGGCGAACATCTCCATCGCCGCCGCGCGCTTCAAGGAGAACGCGCGAATCGACGACGTGGAGTTCGCCCTGCTGCAGGAGATCAAGTCCGGGGCGTTCATCTTCGCGGACCGCGCCAAGGACGGGCTCCTCTCCGAGGGCTACCGCACGCCGGTGCCCCGGCTGTCGAGCACCACCTCACTGGAGCGGATGTTCTGGTCCATGGAGTTCAACGGGCACCCGGCCCAGATGATGACGAAGGCCTACGGGCACATCATCGACCGGTCCGCCAACACCGGTGGCGTGTTCGTCTTCAACAGCGCCTCCTACTCCATCTCGCGCGTCGTCACCGGCCAGCTCGATGCCTACGTGGACATCGGCAACCGGATCCTCAAGGACCACCCCGCCACGAAGGCGGACTTCGAGCGGGTGGGCAACGGGAAGGTGCTGCACCTGTTCCCGTATGACATCGCGGCCAGCGTGCTCATCGCGGAGAAGGCGGGCATCATCATCACCGATGCCTACGGCAAGTCGCTCGGGTCGACCCTGCTGATGGACCTGTCGCCCGAGAACCAGCGGTCGTGCATCGCGGCCTCCACCCGGGAGCTGCACGGCCGGCTCCTGGACAGCATCCACTGGAAGTAA
- a CDS encoding aspartate aminotransferase family protein gives MGNAAKSVVQDGEKFVQRDVRKNIYYDVSDLVMERGQGVYLYDSDGKEYIDCASATFNLILGYTNHEVLSAVKKQADSLVHVTSSFQTGPINEVVQRLVDLAPKNLTKVHPKVCSGSTANEGAIKMAQNFNGGRDVISLFRSHLGQTMMMASLSGNAFRKEPFPNLFPGGIQVPDPYCYRCFYKQKPETCNFLCVERINDFIDYGSTGKVACMVVEPISGNGGNIMPPPGYFQALKKLCDERGIALIFDEIQTGFGRTGHMFAADYYGVQPHIMTVAKGLGGTGFQIAAIMTEEKYGGLEGHHHSFTYGANVLAAAAAAKTLEIVARPGFLGNVRVVGEYIMGRLHKMKERFSFIGDVRGAGLMIGIEIVDQDGEPDVALTNKIAKSGMHYGIILRTSRYGFGNVFKIRPPLIITPDEAVKLCDQLEKCLAEVKK, from the coding sequence GTGGGAAATGCAGCCAAGTCCGTGGTGCAGGACGGGGAGAAGTTCGTTCAGCGGGACGTGCGTAAAAACATCTATTACGACGTCAGTGACCTGGTCATGGAGCGGGGCCAGGGCGTCTACCTCTATGACTCGGACGGCAAGGAATACATCGACTGCGCGTCGGCGACCTTCAACCTCATCCTTGGCTACACCAACCATGAGGTGCTCTCGGCGGTGAAGAAGCAGGCGGACAGCCTGGTTCACGTCACCTCGAGCTTCCAGACGGGCCCCATCAACGAGGTGGTGCAGCGGCTGGTGGACCTGGCGCCCAAGAACCTGACCAAGGTTCACCCGAAGGTCTGCAGCGGCTCCACCGCGAACGAGGGCGCCATCAAGATGGCGCAGAACTTCAACGGCGGCCGTGACGTCATCTCCCTGTTCCGCAGCCACCTGGGACAGACGATGATGATGGCGAGCCTGTCGGGCAATGCCTTCCGCAAGGAGCCGTTCCCGAACCTGTTCCCGGGCGGCATCCAGGTGCCGGACCCCTACTGCTACCGTTGCTTCTACAAGCAGAAGCCGGAGACGTGCAATTTCCTGTGCGTCGAGCGCATCAATGACTTCATCGACTATGGCAGCACCGGCAAGGTGGCCTGCATGGTGGTGGAGCCCATCTCCGGCAATGGCGGCAACATCATGCCGCCTCCCGGCTACTTCCAGGCGCTCAAGAAGCTGTGCGACGAGCGCGGCATTGCCCTCATCTTCGACGAAATCCAGACGGGCTTCGGCCGCACCGGCCACATGTTCGCCGCGGACTACTACGGCGTGCAGCCCCACATCATGACGGTGGCCAAGGGCCTGGGTGGCACCGGCTTCCAGATCGCCGCCATCATGACCGAGGAGAAGTACGGCGGCCTCGAGGGCCACCACCACTCCTTCACCTACGGCGCCAACGTGCTGGCCGCGGCCGCCGCCGCCAAGACGCTGGAGATCGTCGCCCGCCCCGGCTTCCTCGGCAACGTGCGGGTGGTGGGCGAGTACATCATGGGCCGCCTGCACAAGATGAAGGAGCGCTTCTCCTTCATCGGCGACGTGCGCGGCGCGGGCCTGATGATCGGCATCGAGATCGTCGACCAGGACGGCGAGCCGGATGTGGCGCTCACCAACAAGATCGCCAAGAGCGGCATGCACTACGGCATCATCCTGCGCACCTCGCGCTACGGGTTCGGCAACGTCTTCAAGATCCGCCCGCCGCTCATCATCACCCCGGACGAGGCGGTCAAGCTGTGCGACCAGCTCGAGAAGTGCCTGGCCGAGGTGAAGAAGTAA
- a CDS encoding zinc-dependent alcohol dehydrogenase, which produces MKAIIFKGVNRLALEERPEPAITHADDVVVRIDSTGICGTDRNIYLGNFKAREGVILGHESVGVVAAVGPAVRNFKAGDRVIVNPTLNCGRCDFCQRGELNFCDNKAGSEIGVDRDGTFASHSVFPEQFLYKLPKGMEFSRAVVVEPLACVLNNAKAANLRAEDDVAIIGAGPIGMVWGLYAQRVALRTTMLENNPFRIQFARKHLERVIDSGADNAVAAAIAANGGRKFRVVVDTTGVMLERSLELVSKGGCVVLMGFNAGYKATIHPLTLVGNGIRIIGAGDYNSQIFPAAIDLAATLPLESLVTHQIGLDEYEKAFGLIAGGSNNAAYGAMKVVIRS; this is translated from the coding sequence ATGAAAGCCATCATCTTCAAGGGCGTGAACCGCCTGGCGCTCGAGGAGCGCCCGGAGCCCGCCATCACCCACGCCGACGACGTCGTCGTCCGCATCGACTCCACGGGCATCTGCGGGACCGACCGCAACATCTACCTGGGCAACTTCAAGGCGCGCGAGGGCGTCATCCTCGGCCACGAGTCGGTGGGCGTGGTGGCGGCGGTGGGTCCGGCCGTGCGCAACTTCAAGGCCGGGGACCGGGTGATCGTCAACCCCACCCTGAACTGCGGGCGGTGCGACTTCTGCCAGCGCGGGGAGCTCAACTTCTGCGACAACAAGGCCGGCTCGGAGATCGGCGTCGACCGTGACGGGACGTTCGCCTCGCACTCGGTGTTCCCCGAGCAGTTCCTCTACAAGCTGCCGAAGGGGATGGAGTTCAGCCGGGCGGTGGTGGTGGAGCCGCTGGCGTGCGTGCTCAACAACGCCAAGGCGGCGAACCTGCGGGCCGAGGATGACGTGGCCATCATCGGCGCCGGGCCCATCGGCATGGTCTGGGGGCTGTACGCCCAGCGCGTGGCCCTGCGCACGACGATGCTGGAGAACAACCCCTTCCGCATCCAGTTCGCCCGCAAGCACCTGGAGCGCGTCATCGACTCGGGCGCGGACAACGCCGTGGCGGCCGCCATCGCCGCCAACGGTGGGCGCAAGTTCCGCGTCGTGGTGGACACCACGGGCGTGATGCTGGAGCGCTCGCTGGAGCTGGTCTCCAAGGGCGGGTGCGTGGTGCTGATGGGCTTCAACGCGGGCTACAAGGCCACCATCCACCCGCTCACCCTGGTGGGCAACGGCATCCGCATCATCGGCGCCGGTGACTACAACAGCCAGATCTTCCCCGCCGCCATCGACCTGGCCGCCACGCTGCCGCTGGAGAGCCTGGTGACGCACCAGATCGGGCTGGATGAGTACGAGAAGGCCTTCGGTCTGATCGCCGGTGGTTCCAACAACGCGGCGTACGGCGCGATGAAGGTCGTCATCCGCTCCTAG
- a CDS encoding beta-galactosidase: protein MQGRSARFEDGVLVVDGDTRLMISGDYPYYRDRPEHWAAKLAELRDAGIQVVTFSIPWRHHVVEGEGSRRFVFSGGSEDNRNVLGFIEQLGRAGLLGLARTGPFVHAEERLGGMPDHVGPAHGGASPAVLSADGTPLLFQGLALPSPLAPTFLAETKEWLRALTNEVLADRLHPRGPLLGVQLGHEGLYGDAALALGAFDYSEPALRGYRRFLARKYRVIDMLNEAHGTTWKSFGEVPPVKGWEGMATLGACLDWGEWCGHYLGEVLQEWATGLPGSCPRFVSLPPPERARLDDWLGRVRPERLRGLQYGFTRGTGNVREDDGAFLGTVLAARRQRGPDLEAAPSAEAYSALLALASGATGIGVPTGARGPTSEALSLLTDFLRHEGQSLPGRAHRAELAWGIYTSYDYVAAWESASAQRYKGLRLPRPARESLAHFADDCLAKGVDFRLVDLEQASAEELASCPRIILDGSFYMSEALQEKLADYVEKGGLLVVCGESPLFDERLRICEIFQERVLGHHFQGRESVQSVKGLPGEVACRPLGLPEGAEPFMASPAGVHGYRVRRGEGYALYLDVRVGPGVICRVLEVLGLGGTPARPRAFVTEYGGEEEAFLFALGRGAGGTVKRTLLGVPLELELADQGCAVVKVRRGGIVGCFVQGRDERPGRGAPVRIRYGEEELSTDVPCDLSAISEEGGLRVRWASGGAPVRVRVPGKGEPRP from the coding sequence ATGCAGGGACGAAGCGCGCGGTTCGAGGACGGTGTCCTGGTGGTCGATGGCGACACGCGCCTGATGATCTCCGGGGACTATCCCTACTACAGGGACCGGCCCGAGCACTGGGCGGCGAAGCTGGCGGAGCTGCGTGACGCCGGCATCCAGGTGGTGACGTTCTCCATCCCCTGGCGCCACCACGTGGTGGAGGGGGAGGGGAGCCGGCGCTTCGTCTTCTCGGGCGGCTCCGAGGACAACCGGAATGTCCTGGGCTTCATCGAGCAGCTCGGCCGGGCCGGGCTGCTGGGACTCGCCAGGACGGGGCCGTTCGTCCACGCGGAGGAGCGGCTGGGCGGAATGCCGGACCACGTCGGTCCCGCCCATGGGGGAGCATCGCCCGCGGTGCTCTCCGCCGACGGCACGCCGCTGCTCTTCCAGGGGCTGGCGCTTCCGTCTCCGCTGGCGCCCACCTTCCTCGCGGAGACGAAGGAGTGGCTGCGGGCCCTGACGAACGAGGTGCTCGCGGACCGGCTCCACCCGCGAGGGCCGCTGCTGGGCGTGCAGCTGGGCCACGAGGGACTCTACGGAGACGCCGCCCTGGCGCTCGGTGCCTTCGACTACTCCGAGCCGGCGCTGCGAGGCTACCGGCGCTTCCTGGCCCGCAAGTACCGCGTCATCGACATGTTGAACGAAGCGCATGGCACCACCTGGAAGTCCTTCGGGGAGGTGCCACCCGTGAAGGGCTGGGAGGGCATGGCCACCCTGGGCGCCTGCCTCGACTGGGGCGAGTGGTGCGGGCACTACCTGGGGGAGGTGCTCCAGGAGTGGGCCACGGGCCTGCCGGGCTCGTGCCCGAGGTTCGTCAGCCTCCCGCCTCCCGAGCGGGCCCGGCTCGATGACTGGCTCGGACGCGTAAGGCCCGAGCGCCTGCGCGGCCTGCAATACGGCTTCACCCGCGGGACGGGCAATGTCCGGGAGGACGACGGCGCCTTCCTCGGTACCGTGCTGGCCGCCCGCCGCCAGAGGGGGCCCGACCTGGAAGCGGCTCCCAGCGCCGAGGCCTACTCCGCCCTGCTCGCGCTCGCTTCCGGGGCCACGGGCATCGGCGTTCCCACCGGAGCGCGGGGCCCCACCTCCGAGGCGCTCTCGCTGCTCACGGACTTCCTGCGCCACGAGGGCCAGTCGCTGCCGGGCCGTGCCCACCGCGCCGAGCTGGCGTGGGGCATCTACACGTCCTACGACTACGTGGCGGCGTGGGAGTCGGCGTCCGCCCAGCGCTACAAGGGACTGCGCCTGCCGCGGCCGGCCAGGGAGTCACTGGCACACTTCGCGGACGACTGCCTCGCCAAGGGCGTGGACTTCCGCCTGGTGGACCTGGAGCAGGCCTCCGCGGAGGAGCTGGCCTCCTGCCCCCGCATCATCCTGGACGGCAGCTTCTACATGTCCGAGGCCCTGCAGGAGAAGCTGGCCGACTACGTGGAGAAGGGCGGGTTGCTGGTGGTGTGTGGAGAGAGCCCGCTCTTCGACGAGCGGCTGCGCATCTGTGAGATCTTCCAGGAGCGCGTGCTCGGCCACCACTTCCAGGGCCGGGAGTCGGTCCAGAGCGTGAAGGGACTTCCGGGAGAGGTGGCGTGCCGCCCGTTGGGATTGCCCGAGGGCGCCGAGCCGTTCATGGCCTCCCCGGCCGGAGTGCACGGCTACCGGGTGCGGCGGGGCGAGGGTTACGCGCTCTACCTGGACGTGCGCGTGGGCCCCGGCGTCATCTGCCGGGTGCTGGAGGTGCTGGGGCTGGGTGGGACGCCCGCGCGGCCGAGGGCCTTCGTCACGGAGTACGGGGGCGAGGAAGAGGCCTTCCTCTTCGCGCTGGGCCGTGGCGCGGGCGGGACGGTGAAGCGCACGTTGCTGGGTGTGCCGCTCGAGCTGGAGCTGGCGGACCAGGGCTGTGCCGTGGTGAAGGTGCGGCGGGGCGGAATCGTCGGCTGCTTCGTCCAGGGCCGGGATGAGCGACCGGGACGGGGAGCGCCCGTGCGCATCCGGTACGGCGAGGAGGAGCTGTCCACGGACGTGCCCTGCGACCTGTCGGCCATCTCGGAGGAGGGCGGCCTGCGCGTGCGGTGGGCCTCCGGTGGAGCTCCGGTCCGGGTGCGTGTGCCAGGGAAGGGCGAGCCCCGGCCTTGA
- a CDS encoding DeoR/GlpR family DNA-binding transcription regulator: protein MSPQPPVVPEAPAPVLLPDERRRLILEQLGLRGRVLAQDLCRMLQVSEDTIRRDLKDLDEAGLLKRVHGGALPITQGSVGRAFGTPQPAKQAVARVAAGLIRSGQVVFLDGGTTLLEVTRALPADLRATIITPSPTVAVALADYSGLEVHLVGGRLHPGALTLVGADTVEALRRVRADLCLLGVCSLHAETGISTAYAEEATTKRAMIDSATETVAVLTADKLGTVSPFVVAPASRLTTLVTEASSSEALLAPFHKLQLRILTA from the coding sequence ATGAGCCCGCAACCTCCAGTCGTCCCAGAAGCCCCTGCCCCGGTCCTGCTGCCCGACGAGCGTCGGCGCCTCATCCTCGAACAGCTCGGTCTTCGAGGCCGGGTGCTGGCCCAGGATCTCTGCCGGATGTTGCAGGTTTCCGAGGACACCATCCGGAGGGACCTGAAGGACCTGGACGAGGCGGGCCTGCTCAAGCGGGTGCATGGCGGGGCCCTGCCCATCACCCAGGGGTCCGTGGGTCGAGCCTTCGGGACGCCCCAACCGGCGAAGCAGGCCGTGGCCCGGGTCGCCGCCGGGTTGATCCGCTCCGGACAGGTGGTGTTCCTGGATGGAGGCACCACGCTGTTGGAAGTGACACGCGCCCTGCCAGCGGATCTGCGCGCGACAATCATCACTCCCAGCCCTACCGTGGCGGTGGCGCTGGCAGACTATTCGGGCCTCGAGGTCCATCTGGTCGGGGGCCGACTCCACCCTGGAGCCCTGACATTGGTGGGAGCCGACACGGTGGAGGCCCTGCGCCGGGTGCGGGCGGACCTCTGTCTCTTGGGCGTGTGCAGCCTGCATGCGGAGACAGGCATCTCCACCGCGTACGCCGAGGAGGCGACGACCAAGCGCGCCATGATCGACAGCGCGACCGAGACCGTCGCCGTGCTCACCGCGGACAAGCTCGGGACCGTGTCGCCCTTCGTGGTGGCGCCCGCCAGCCGGCTGACCACCCTGGTGACGGAGGCCAGCAGTAGCGAGGCCCTGCTCGCCCCCTTTCACAAGCTCCAACTCAGGATCCTCACTGCATGA